In one Streptomyces sp. NBC_00597 genomic region, the following are encoded:
- a CDS encoding DUF5063 domain-containing protein gives MSDATLHALAQDPDDFAVQIADQIESFIVAVTEVAKGEDPDSAVPFLLLEVSQLLLAGGRLGAYQDVLPDERYEPDLGPEPDVDELRERFAYMLDPVDVYSEVFDPYEPRKAPVAHRISDDLADVVADLRHGLAHYRAGRTAEALWWWQFSYFSNWGQTASATLRALQSLVAHVRLDQPLEALDGLDTDEDLAEDDLAEQAGRVMAEELGTIGRAPARRPVGEP, from the coding sequence ATGTCTGACGCAACGCTGCACGCCCTGGCCCAGGATCCGGACGACTTCGCCGTCCAGATCGCGGACCAGATCGAGTCCTTCATCGTCGCGGTCACCGAGGTGGCCAAGGGCGAGGACCCGGACAGCGCGGTCCCCTTCCTCCTCCTGGAGGTGTCCCAGCTGCTGCTGGCGGGCGGCCGGCTGGGCGCGTACCAGGACGTCCTGCCCGACGAGCGCTACGAGCCCGACCTCGGCCCGGAGCCGGATGTGGACGAGCTGCGCGAGCGGTTCGCGTACATGCTGGACCCGGTCGACGTGTACTCCGAGGTCTTCGACCCGTACGAGCCGCGCAAGGCGCCGGTCGCGCACCGGATCTCCGACGACCTGGCCGACGTGGTGGCGGACCTCCGGCACGGCCTGGCGCACTACCGGGCGGGCCGGACGGCCGAGGCGCTGTGGTGGTGGCAGTTCTCGTACTTCTCCAACTGGGGTCAGACGGCCTCGGCCACGCTGCGCGCCCTCCAGTCGCTCGTCGCGCACGTACGGCTGGACCAGCCGCTGGAGGCCTTGGACGGCCTCGACACCGACGAGGACCTGGCCGAGGACGACCTCGCCGAGCAGGCCGGCCGGGTGATGGCCGAGGAACTCGGCACCATCGGCCGCGCGCCGGCCCGCCGCCCGGTCGGCGAGCCGTAG
- a CDS encoding aspartate kinase, producing the protein MGLVVQKYGGSSVADAEGIKRVAKRIVDAKKNGHQVVVVVSAMGDTTDELIDLAEQVSPMPAGREFDMLLTAGERIAMALLAMAIKNLGHEAQSFTGSQAGVITDSVHNKARIIDVTPGRIRTALDEGNIAIVAGFQGVSADSKDITTLGRGGSDTTAVALAAALDAEVCEIYTDVDGVFTADPRVVKKARKIDWISSEDMLELAASGSKVLLHRCVEYARRYNIPIHVRSSFSGLPGTWVSNENPQGDAQVEHAIISGVAHDVSEAKITVVGVPDKPGEAAAIFRAIADAEINIDMIVQNVSAASTGLTDISFTLPKAEGHKAIEALEKAKGAIGFDSLRYDDQIGKISLVGAGMKTNPGVTASFFQALSDAGVNIELISTSEIRISVVTRQDDVNDAVRAVHTAFGLDSDSDEAVVYGGTGR; encoded by the coding sequence GTGGGCCTTGTCGTGCAGAAGTACGGAGGCTCCTCCGTAGCCGATGCCGAAGGCATCAAGCGCGTCGCCAAGCGGATCGTGGATGCCAAGAAGAACGGCCACCAGGTGGTCGTCGTGGTTTCCGCGATGGGCGACACGACGGACGAGTTGATCGATCTCGCCGAGCAGGTATCCCCGATGCCTGCCGGACGCGAATTCGACATGCTGCTGACCGCCGGAGAGCGCATCGCCATGGCCCTGCTGGCCATGGCGATCAAAAACCTGGGCCACGAGGCCCAGTCGTTCACCGGTAGCCAGGCAGGCGTCATCACCGACTCGGTCCACAACAAAGCGCGCATCATCGATGTCACGCCGGGCCGTATCCGCACCGCGCTGGACGAGGGCAACATCGCCATCGTCGCCGGCTTCCAGGGCGTGTCGGCGGACAGCAAGGACATCACCACCCTCGGCCGCGGCGGCTCGGACACGACCGCCGTCGCGCTCGCCGCGGCGCTGGACGCCGAAGTCTGCGAGATCTACACCGATGTCGACGGCGTCTTCACCGCGGACCCCCGCGTCGTGAAGAAGGCCCGGAAGATCGACTGGATCTCCTCCGAGGACATGCTGGAGCTCGCCGCCTCCGGTTCCAAGGTGCTGCTGCACCGCTGTGTCGAGTACGCACGCCGCTACAACATCCCGATCCACGTCCGCTCGTCCTTCTCCGGACTGCCGGGCACCTGGGTCAGCAACGAGAATCCGCAAGGGGACGCGCAGGTGGAGCACGCCATCATCTCCGGAGTCGCTCACGACGTCTCCGAAGCCAAGATCACGGTCGTCGGCGTCCCGGACAAGCCGGGCGAGGCCGCGGCGATCTTCCGCGCCATCGCGGACGCCGAGATCAACATCGACATGATCGTGCAGAACGTGTCCGCCGCGTCCACGGGCCTGACGGACATCTCCTTCACCCTTCCCAAGGCCGAGGGCCACAAGGCCATCGAAGCCCTGGAGAAGGCGAAGGGCGCCATCGGCTTCGACTCGCTGCGCTACGACGACCAGATCGGCAAGATCTCCCTGGTCGGCGCGGGCATGAAGACGAACCCGGGCGTCACCGCCTCGTTCTTCCAGGCCCTGTCCGACGCGGGCGTCAACATCGAGCTGATCTCGACCTCCGAGATCCGCATCTCGGTCGTGACCCGCCAGGACGACGTCAACGACGCGGTCCGCGCCGTGCACACGGCCTTCGGCCTCGACTCCGACAGCGACGAGGCCGTCGTCTACGGGGGCACCGGACGATGA
- a CDS encoding aspartate-semialdehyde dehydrogenase, with protein MTSTRSTPAPALAVVGATGAVGSVVLQILSQRADVWGDIRLIASGRSAGRMLAVRGEESEVLALTEDAFDGIGPGDVVLFLTPPEVSARWAPVVVTRGAVAVDQSAAFREDPEVPLVVPEVNAQAVRMRPRGIVASPDCVTAAMIATLGALHAEYALADLTVSSYQAASAAGRAGSEALRRQLSLVAGTSLGEQTGDVRRAVGEDSGPFAAPLALNVVPWSGELRGGGWSSHELAVRAQTRRVLHLDALPVAVTCVQVPVLTGHSLSVRARFEAEVDASHAREILEAAPGVVVVDDPAAGEFPTPVDAAGTDPAWVGRLRASLDDPRSLEFFVCADNLRNGAALNATQIAELIAGEFA; from the coding sequence ATGACCTCGACCCGGTCGACCCCGGCTCCGGCGCTCGCCGTGGTCGGGGCGACCGGAGCTGTCGGCTCCGTCGTGCTCCAGATCCTGTCCCAGCGGGCGGACGTCTGGGGTGACATACGCCTGATCGCCTCCGGACGCTCGGCCGGCCGCATGCTGGCCGTGCGCGGGGAGGAGAGCGAGGTGCTCGCCCTCACCGAGGACGCCTTCGACGGCATCGGTCCGGGCGACGTCGTGCTGTTCCTGACGCCGCCCGAGGTCTCGGCCCGCTGGGCGCCCGTCGTGGTCACGCGCGGGGCCGTCGCCGTCGACCAGTCCGCCGCCTTCCGGGAGGATCCGGAGGTGCCGCTGGTGGTGCCCGAGGTCAACGCCCAGGCCGTACGGATGCGGCCGCGCGGAATCGTCGCGAGCCCGGACTGCGTCACCGCCGCGATGATCGCCACCCTGGGCGCCCTGCACGCCGAGTACGCGCTGGCCGACCTGACCGTGTCCTCGTACCAGGCCGCGAGCGCGGCCGGCCGGGCCGGTTCCGAGGCGCTGCGCCGACAGTTGTCGCTGGTCGCCGGGACGTCCCTGGGGGAGCAGACCGGGGACGTGCGCCGTGCCGTGGGCGAGGACTCCGGGCCCTTCGCGGCCCCGCTCGCCCTCAACGTGGTCCCGTGGTCCGGTGAGTTGCGGGGCGGCGGCTGGTCCTCGCACGAGCTGGCCGTGCGGGCGCAGACGCGCCGGGTCCTGCACCTGGACGCGCTGCCGGTGGCGGTGACCTGCGTGCAGGTGCCCGTGCTGACCGGGCATTCGCTGAGCGTCCGGGCGCGGTTCGAGGCCGAGGTGGACGCCTCGCACGCCCGGGAGATCCTGGAGGCCGCGCCCGGCGTGGTCGTCGTGGACGACCCGGCTGCCGGGGAGTTCCCGACTCCGGTGGACGCGGCGGGGACGGATCCGGCGTGGGTGGGGCGGCTGCGGGCCTCGCTCGACGACCCGCGCTCCCTGGAGTTCTTCGTGTGCGCGGACAATCTCCGCAACGGGGCCGCCCTGAATGCCACTCAGATCGCGGAACTGATCGCTGGTGAATTCGCGTAA
- a CDS encoding SigE family RNA polymerase sigma factor, whose translation MAEALLDFAVVPARSAISAPRRPSRVPVSASGGFPVIVPVPPAVPSAIPLAVPSALPTRGGRVPAPRDSAEAAGSGEEASATGSAAAESAAESTAAETGAAGSAAAETAAAEPVVVAGTTVDHLTETYRAHYRSLLGLAALLLDDTASCEDVVQEAFIRVHSARNRVRDRDKTLAYLRQTVVNLSRSALRRRILGLKLLSKPMPNMASAEEGAYDQLERDDLIKAMRGLQRRQREVLVLRYFADMTEAQVAETLGVSLGSVKAYGSRGIAALRVAMEAAQS comes from the coding sequence GTGGCAGAGGCACTTCTCGACTTCGCCGTCGTACCGGCGCGCAGCGCAATCAGTGCGCCGCGCCGGCCTTCCCGCGTGCCCGTGTCCGCGTCCGGCGGCTTCCCGGTGATCGTTCCCGTCCCGCCGGCCGTGCCGTCCGCGATACCGCTCGCAGTGCCCTCCGCCCTACCGACCCGGGGCGGCCGCGTGCCCGCGCCCCGCGATAGCGCGGAGGCCGCGGGGAGCGGGGAGGAGGCGTCCGCCACCGGGTCCGCCGCTGCCGAGTCCGCTGCCGAGTCCACGGCCGCCGAAACCGGGGCCGCGGGGTCCGCCGCTGCCGAGACCGCGGCCGCCGAGCCGGTCGTCGTGGCCGGCACCACGGTCGACCACCTCACCGAGACCTACCGGGCCCACTACCGCTCCCTGCTCGGCCTCGCCGCGCTGCTCCTCGACGACACCGCCTCCTGCGAGGACGTCGTCCAGGAGGCGTTCATCCGTGTCCACTCGGCCCGCAACCGGGTTCGCGATCGGGACAAGACACTGGCGTATCTCCGCCAGACAGTCGTCAACCTCTCGCGCTCCGCGCTGCGCCGCCGCATCCTCGGCCTCAAGCTCCTCTCGAAGCCGATGCCGAACATGGCCAGTGCCGAAGAGGGCGCGTACGACCAGCTGGAACGGGACGATCTCATCAAGGCGATGCGCGGACTCCAGCGGCGTCAGCGCGAGGTGCTGGTGCTGAGGTACTTCGCGGACATGACGGAGGCCCAGGTCGCCGAGACGCTCGGAGTCTCGCTCGGCTCGGTCAAGGCGTACGGATCGCGGGGCATTGCCGCGCTGCGGGTGGCGATGGAGGCTGCGCAGTCATGA
- a CDS encoding SURF1 family protein, giving the protein MHRFLLTPRWWGINVFVALAVPVCLFMGTWQLGRFEDRVDTHREATAERPAAEAAAPLESLLPVDQKTSGRLASTSGEYAEQLLVPDRRLDGKSGFYVLTLLKTDSGKAVPVVRGWLAGPADEAKAPAAPTGRVEVTGSLQASENSTTKGVHAEGGLPAGQLGVIGAASLVNLVPYELYDAWLTVQTPVDGMTPVPAQAPSNTGLDLKAFQNLGYTGEWFVFAAFVLFMWFRLYRREVETLRDAEAGLLPEEPASIGTTATAAATATTTASAAAPATASARPAE; this is encoded by the coding sequence GTGCACCGGTTTCTCCTGACCCCGCGCTGGTGGGGGATCAACGTCTTCGTCGCGCTCGCCGTGCCCGTCTGCCTGTTCATGGGGACCTGGCAGCTCGGCCGGTTCGAGGACCGCGTCGACACGCACCGGGAGGCGACCGCGGAGCGGCCCGCCGCCGAGGCCGCCGCGCCGCTGGAATCGCTGCTGCCGGTGGACCAGAAGACCTCCGGACGCCTGGCTTCCACCTCCGGCGAGTACGCCGAGCAGCTGCTGGTCCCCGACCGCCGGCTCGACGGCAAGAGCGGCTTCTACGTCCTGACCCTGCTCAAGACCGACTCCGGCAAGGCCGTCCCGGTGGTCCGGGGCTGGCTGGCGGGCCCCGCGGACGAGGCGAAGGCCCCGGCCGCGCCGACCGGGCGGGTCGAGGTCACGGGCTCGCTCCAGGCTTCCGAGAACTCCACCACCAAGGGCGTGCACGCCGAGGGCGGCCTGCCGGCCGGGCAGCTCGGGGTGATCGGGGCGGCCTCGCTGGTCAACCTCGTGCCGTACGAGCTGTACGACGCCTGGCTGACGGTGCAGACCCCGGTGGACGGCATGACCCCGGTGCCCGCGCAGGCTCCGAGCAACACCGGGCTCGACCTGAAGGCCTTCCAGAACCTCGGCTACACCGGCGAGTGGTTCGTCTTCGCCGCGTTCGTACTGTTCATGTGGTTCCGGCTCTACCGCCGCGAGGTGGAGACCCTGCGCGACGCCGAGGCCGGGCTGTTGCCGGAGGAGCCCGCTTCCATCGGGACCACGGCCACGGCTGCCGCCACGGCCACGACTACGGCTTCCGCCGCGGCTCCCGCTACGGCTTCGGCGCGTCCAGCGGAATGA
- a CDS encoding prolyl oligopeptidase family serine peptidase codes for MTDNTAMPDWEKRFRAPRVGLPDWAEDAPDRSLFVSNATGTYELYAWDRATGTQRQATDRPNGTTDGTLSPDGEWIWWFSDTDGDEFGTWVRQPFAGGPDEPATPGLEPSYPAGLAIGRDGTSVVGRSTDEDGSTIHVLRPDAAAPEVIYRHRESAGVGDLSYDGTLIAIEHTEHGDAMHSALRVVTLDGATVAELDDSRGGTVELGLEVLGFAPVAGDTRLLVGHQRRGRWEPMVWDVATGAEQDLAVELPGDVSAEWYPDGSALLIAHGFEARSELWRYDLASRDLVKVDTPPGTVSGATARPDGTVEYQWSSAAEPSSVRSTAGGIVLDPPGFRPPGSLPVEDVWVEGPGGRIHALAQRPTGHGDGPFPTVFEVHGGPTWHDSDAFAAAPAAWLDHGFAVVRVNYRGSTGYGREWTDALKHRVGLIELEDIAAVREWVVASGLADPARLVLSGGSWGGYLTLLGLGTQPGAWAVGLAAVPVADYVTAYHDEMEALKSLDRTLFGGTPEEVPDRFEASSPLTYVDAVKAPVHIAAGVNDPRCPIRQIDNYVDRLAARGAVHEVYRYDAGHGSLVVEERIKQVRMELDFVLKHLPR; via the coding sequence ATGACTGACAACACGGCCATGCCCGACTGGGAGAAGCGCTTCCGGGCGCCGCGCGTCGGGCTGCCCGACTGGGCGGAGGACGCCCCGGACCGCTCGCTCTTCGTCTCGAACGCGACCGGGACGTACGAGCTCTACGCGTGGGACCGGGCCACCGGCACGCAGCGGCAGGCGACGGACCGGCCCAACGGGACCACCGACGGAACCCTCTCTCCCGACGGCGAGTGGATCTGGTGGTTCTCCGACACCGACGGCGACGAGTTCGGCACCTGGGTGCGCCAGCCCTTCGCGGGCGGCCCCGACGAGCCGGCCACCCCCGGGCTGGAGCCCTCGTACCCCGCCGGGCTCGCCATCGGCCGCGACGGGACGTCGGTCGTCGGCCGGTCCACCGACGAGGACGGCTCGACCATCCACGTGCTGCGGCCGGACGCCGCCGCGCCGGAGGTGATCTACCGGCACCGGGAGTCGGCCGGAGTCGGCGACCTCTCCTACGACGGGACCCTGATCGCGATCGAGCACACCGAGCACGGGGACGCCATGCACTCGGCGCTGCGCGTGGTCACCCTCGACGGCGCCACGGTCGCCGAGCTCGACGACTCCCGGGGCGGCACGGTCGAGCTGGGCCTGGAGGTCCTCGGCTTCGCCCCGGTCGCGGGTGACACCCGGCTGCTGGTCGGCCACCAGCGGCGCGGCCGCTGGGAGCCGATGGTGTGGGACGTGGCCACCGGGGCCGAGCAGGACCTGGCGGTCGAGCTGCCCGGCGACGTCAGCGCCGAGTGGTACCCGGACGGCTCCGCCCTGCTGATCGCGCACGGTTTCGAGGCGCGCAGCGAGCTCTGGCGCTACGACCTGGCCTCGCGGGACCTCGTCAAGGTGGACACCCCGCCCGGCACGGTCTCGGGTGCGACGGCTCGGCCCGACGGCACGGTGGAGTACCAGTGGTCCTCGGCGGCCGAGCCCTCGTCCGTACGGTCGACCGCGGGCGGGATCGTCCTGGACCCGCCCGGGTTCCGGCCGCCCGGCTCGCTGCCGGTGGAGGACGTGTGGGTGGAGGGCCCCGGCGGGCGGATCCACGCGCTGGCCCAGCGCCCGACGGGCCACGGCGACGGGCCGTTCCCGACCGTGTTCGAGGTACACGGCGGGCCGACCTGGCACGACAGCGACGCCTTCGCGGCGGCCCCCGCGGCCTGGCTGGACCACGGCTTCGCGGTCGTCCGGGTCAACTACCGGGGCTCGACGGGGTACGGCCGGGAGTGGACCGACGCCCTCAAGCACCGCGTCGGCCTGATCGAGCTGGAGGACATCGCCGCCGTCCGGGAGTGGGTGGTGGCCTCGGGCCTCGCCGACCCGGCGCGGCTGGTGCTCTCCGGCGGCTCCTGGGGCGGCTACCTGACCCTGCTGGGCCTGGGCACGCAGCCCGGGGCCTGGGCCGTGGGGCTGGCCGCCGTACCGGTCGCCGACTACGTCACGGCGTACCACGACGAGATGGAGGCACTGAAGTCCCTGGACCGCACCCTCTTCGGCGGGACCCCGGAGGAGGTCCCGGACCGCTTCGAGGCATCCTCGCCGCTCACGTACGTCGACGCGGTGAAGGCCCCCGTCCACATCGCGGCGGGCGTCAACGACCCGCGCTGCCCGATCCGGCAGATCGACAACTACGTCGACCGGCTGGCCGCGCGCGGGGCGGTGCACGAGGTGTACCGGTACGACGCCGGGCACGGCTCGCTCGTCGTGGAGGAACGGATCAAGCAGGTCCGGATGGAGCTGGACTTCGTGCTGAAGCACCTGCCGCGGTAG
- the codA gene encoding cytosine deaminase: MRMIVRGARLLHTDGLSDVEVAEDGRIARVVPYDDQKEPPATGVLIEAHGGLLTAPFVEPHIHLDTALTAGEPRPNASGTLWEGIACWSERKRTLTREDVVARATQVLRWQAAQGVLHVRTHCDVTDPSLTALDALLEVRDRVRDVLTLQIVAFPQEGIVSFPDGEALLREAVRRGADVVGAIPHFEDTREDGVASLGIAFAVAGEHGLRVDAHCDEIDDEQSRFVEVLAALALRTGLRERATASHTTAMGSYGGAYSFKLRRLLSRSGINLVSNPFANLNLQGRFDDYPKRRGLTQVKEMLAAGVNVAFGHDDVMDPWNALGTANPLQTALVGLYAAQLTGADEIPVAFEMVTERAARVLGLTAAEYGIAEGAPASFVLLPAETPAEALRRQVRPRYVVARGTVIAETPPVPTRLNWPGEPPAQVDFRRS; encoded by the coding sequence ATGCGGATGATCGTCCGGGGCGCCCGGCTGCTCCACACCGACGGCCTGTCCGACGTCGAGGTCGCCGAGGACGGCCGGATCGCGCGGGTGGTCCCGTACGACGACCAGAAGGAGCCACCGGCCACCGGCGTGCTGATCGAGGCGCACGGCGGGCTGCTGACGGCCCCCTTCGTCGAACCGCACATCCACCTGGACACGGCCCTGACCGCCGGGGAACCGCGCCCGAACGCCTCGGGGACGCTGTGGGAGGGCATCGCCTGCTGGAGCGAGCGCAAGCGGACCCTGACCCGTGAGGACGTCGTCGCGCGGGCCACGCAGGTGCTGCGCTGGCAGGCGGCCCAGGGCGTGCTGCACGTGCGGACGCACTGCGACGTCACCGACCCGTCGCTCACCGCCCTGGACGCGCTGCTGGAGGTCCGCGACCGGGTCCGGGACGTCCTGACCCTGCAGATCGTCGCCTTCCCGCAGGAGGGCATCGTCTCCTTCCCGGACGGCGAGGCGCTGCTGCGCGAGGCGGTCCGGCGCGGCGCCGACGTCGTCGGGGCGATCCCGCACTTCGAGGACACCCGCGAGGACGGCGTCGCCTCGCTGGGCATCGCCTTCGCGGTGGCCGGGGAACACGGCCTGCGCGTGGACGCCCACTGCGACGAGATCGACGACGAGCAGTCCCGCTTCGTGGAGGTGCTGGCCGCGCTCGCGCTGCGCACGGGGCTGCGGGAGCGGGCGACGGCCTCGCACACCACGGCGATGGGCTCCTACGGCGGCGCGTACAGCTTCAAACTCCGGCGGCTGCTGTCCCGTTCCGGGATCAACCTGGTCTCCAACCCCTTCGCGAACCTCAACCTCCAAGGGCGCTTCGACGACTACCCCAAGCGGCGCGGCCTCACGCAGGTCAAGGAGATGCTGGCGGCGGGCGTCAACGTCGCCTTCGGCCACGACGACGTGATGGACCCGTGGAACGCCCTCGGTACGGCGAACCCGCTCCAGACCGCCCTCGTCGGCCTGTACGCGGCCCAGCTCACCGGAGCGGACGAAATCCCGGTGGCCTTCGAGATGGTGACGGAGCGTGCGGCGCGCGTACTGGGCCTGACGGCCGCCGAGTACGGCATCGCGGAGGGCGCTCCCGCCTCGTTCGTGCTGCTGCCCGCCGAAACCCCCGCGGAAGCCCTGCGCCGCCAGGTCCGGCCGCGGTACGTGGTCGCGCGGGGCACCGTGATCGCTGAGACGCCGCCCGTGCCGACACGGCTGAACTGGCCGGGGGAACCACCCGCGCAGGTGGACTTCCGCCGGTCGTAG
- a CDS encoding DUF5956 family protein: protein MSWDEDGTPHPLALRRTGRSEQEPDRLPEVRELEVLGWEPAPEDTLWVFLPYVWPPASRTWIPDRSTHWAVRTGLDGHGHITDVEAAPLADPDLHDLDWEAEEVLTGLGLPPRPQGRLWLLRPLGSFPTVGAVLAHVRAVARERGVEARPTADFLALTRAELDSMADGPDC from the coding sequence ATGTCGTGGGACGAGGACGGAACACCGCACCCGCTCGCACTGCGCCGGACCGGCCGCAGCGAACAGGAGCCGGACCGGCTGCCCGAGGTCCGGGAGCTGGAGGTGCTCGGCTGGGAACCCGCGCCCGAGGACACGCTGTGGGTGTTCCTCCCGTACGTGTGGCCCCCGGCGTCCCGGACCTGGATCCCGGACCGGTCCACCCACTGGGCGGTCCGGACCGGGCTCGACGGCCACGGGCACATCACCGACGTCGAGGCCGCCCCGCTCGCCGACCCCGACCTGCACGACCTCGACTGGGAGGCCGAGGAGGTCCTCACGGGCCTCGGCCTCCCGCCCCGGCCGCAGGGCCGGCTGTGGCTGCTGCGCCCGCTCGGTTCCTTTCCCACGGTGGGGGCGGTCCTGGCACACGTGCGCGCGGTGGCGCGGGAGCGCGGCGTGGAGGCCCGGCCCACCGCCGACTTTCTCGCACTAACCCGCGCCGAACTCGACTCGATGGCCGACGGACCCGACTGCTGA
- a CDS encoding GNAT family N-acetyltransferase, whose amino-acid sequence MWKCEPVVGASLDVAEVTALYRASTLGERRPIDDVERFTKMLAGANLVVTARLDGRLIGIARSVTDGCYVTYLGDLAVDTEFQRRGVGRDLIRVTREAAPQAKLVLLAAPAAVEYYPHIGFDRHESAWTLAALG is encoded by the coding sequence ATGTGGAAGTGTGAGCCCGTCGTGGGCGCCAGCCTCGACGTCGCCGAAGTCACCGCCCTCTACCGCGCGTCCACCCTCGGAGAGCGCCGTCCCATCGACGACGTCGAACGGTTCACCAAGATGCTCGCCGGCGCCAACCTCGTGGTCACCGCCCGCCTCGACGGCCGGCTGATCGGCATCGCCCGCTCGGTCACCGACGGCTGTTACGTCACGTACCTGGGCGACCTCGCCGTGGACACCGAGTTCCAGCGCCGGGGCGTGGGCCGGGACCTGATCCGGGTCACCCGGGAGGCCGCGCCGCAGGCCAAGCTCGTCCTGCTCGCGGCCCCGGCCGCGGTGGAGTACTACCCACACATCGGGTTCGACCGCCACGAGTCCGCCTGGACCCTGGCCGCACTCGGCTGA
- a CDS encoding metallophosphoesterase codes for MTVIAHVSDLHLDLSERATRRALTIMNYLRDLPGPLDAVLVSGDIADHGAADEYAQARELFELPYPVLVLPGNHDRRAAFRTGLLDGKPDDEELNQVVRTPGAVFVLCDSTIPGSDEGLLSDHTLRWLDGTLTAEGGELPVFVCFHHPPVDLHTPHVDRVRQFGEERLAAVLGRHPQVVALLCGHAHVAAATTFAGLPLLVAPGVASTVPLPFEGRPVVDHELAPALAFHVLDEQWRLVTHYRTLG; via the coding sequence GTGACCGTCATCGCGCATGTCAGTGATCTGCACTTGGACCTCTCGGAGCGGGCCACGCGGCGGGCGCTCACGATCATGAACTATCTACGGGACCTGCCCGGGCCCCTCGATGCCGTCCTGGTCTCCGGGGACATCGCCGACCACGGCGCGGCGGACGAGTACGCGCAGGCCCGCGAGCTGTTCGAGCTGCCGTACCCGGTGCTGGTGCTGCCCGGCAACCACGACCGGCGGGCGGCGTTCCGTACCGGGCTGCTGGACGGCAAGCCGGACGACGAGGAACTGAACCAGGTCGTCCGGACGCCCGGAGCCGTCTTCGTGCTGTGCGACTCGACGATCCCGGGCAGCGACGAGGGCCTGCTCAGTGATCACACCCTGCGGTGGCTCGACGGGACGCTGACCGCCGAGGGGGGTGAGCTGCCCGTGTTCGTGTGCTTCCACCACCCGCCGGTCGACCTGCACACCCCGCACGTGGACCGGGTCCGGCAGTTCGGTGAGGAGCGGCTCGCCGCGGTGCTGGGGCGCCACCCGCAGGTCGTGGCCCTGCTGTGCGGGCACGCGCACGTCGCCGCCGCCACGACGTTCGCGGGCCTGCCGCTGCTCGTCGCGCCCGGGGTCGCCTCGACCGTTCCGCTGCCCTTCGAGGGGCGGCCCGTCGTGGACCACGAGCTGGCGCCGGCGCTGGCGTTCCACGTGTTGGACGAGCAGTGGCGGCTGGTCACGCACTATCGGACGCTCGGCTAG
- a CDS encoding metallophosphoesterase has product MRARYGVPLKVTASIAAVGAAGVAYAAGFEARSFRLRRITVPVLPAGMRPLRVLQVSDIHMVGGQHKKRAWLQSLAGLRPDFVVNTGDNLSDTEGVPEVLDALGPLMSFPGVYVFGSNDYYGPRLRNPGRYLIEKVQGRHGLNGNKPVVGAVHNPWEEMRDAFDAAGWVNLTNTRGRLKLPGLELAFTGLDDPHIKRDRYARVAGGPEADADFSMAVVHAPYLRVLESFTADRYPLILAGHTHGGQLCIPFYGALVTNCDLDTKRVKGLSTHEADGHRAYLHVSAGCGTNRYTPVRFACPPEATLLTLTPKA; this is encoded by the coding sequence ATGCGTGCGCGTTACGGAGTACCCCTGAAGGTCACCGCATCGATCGCGGCCGTGGGGGCCGCTGGTGTGGCCTATGCCGCCGGTTTCGAGGCGCGGTCCTTCCGCCTGCGCCGGATCACCGTGCCGGTCCTCCCCGCCGGGATGCGCCCGCTGCGCGTGCTCCAGGTCTCCGACATCCACATGGTCGGCGGACAGCACAAGAAGCGCGCCTGGCTCCAGTCCCTGGCCGGCCTGCGCCCGGACTTCGTGGTGAACACCGGCGACAACCTCTCCGACACCGAGGGCGTTCCGGAGGTGCTGGACGCCCTGGGCCCCCTGATGTCCTTCCCCGGCGTGTACGTCTTCGGGTCGAACGACTACTACGGGCCGCGGCTGCGCAACCCCGGGCGCTACCTGATCGAGAAGGTCCAGGGGCGGCACGGCCTGAACGGCAACAAGCCGGTCGTCGGCGCCGTGCACAACCCGTGGGAGGAGATGCGGGACGCCTTCGACGCGGCGGGCTGGGTCAACCTCACCAACACCCGCGGCCGCCTGAAACTGCCCGGCTTGGAACTGGCCTTCACCGGCCTCGACGACCCGCACATCAAGCGCGACCGCTACGCGCGGGTGGCGGGCGGGCCGGAAGCCGACGCCGACTTCTCCATGGCCGTCGTGCACGCCCCGTACCTGCGGGTCCTGGAGTCCTTCACGGCCGACCGGTACCCGCTGATCCTGGCGGGGCACACCCACGGCGGGCAGCTGTGCATCCCCTTCTACGGGGCGCTCGTCACCAACTGCGACCTGGACACCAAGCGGGTCAAGGGGCTCTCCACGCACGAGGCGGACGGCCACCGCGCCTACCTCCACGTCTCGGCGGGGTGCGGCACGAACCGCTACACCCCGGTCCGCTTCGCCTGCCCCCCGGAAGCCACCCTCCTGACCCTGACCCCGAAGGCCTGA